The following is a genomic window from Caproiciproducens sp. CPB-2.
CCCGGAAGGCAAGGCATCTCATTGATCTGATCGAAGAGATCTGCAGGTTTACGGAAATTCCGAAAACGCTCGGCAGCTTTGGGGTTCCGGCAGAGGACCTTGAGTTTTTGGTAGCCGCGGGCAGCCAGGTCACCCGATTACTGAACAATAACCGGAAAAAACTCAGCCTTGACGATATCAGAAACATCTATCGGCAGGTGCTGTAGTACGAAAGGACGGAGAAAAATGAGCAGCCTTCCGATTTTGGGAATTACCATGGGCGACCCGTCCGGAATCGGGCCGGAAATTACGGTAAAAGCCCTTATGCATGAAAAGCTGTATAGCATCTGCCGCCCCGTCATCATCGGGGACGCCGAAGTGATGAAAAAGGCGGCCGGTCTTGTCGGCGCCGGACAAATCGCCGTCCATCCCGTTTCAAGGGTGGAGGATTCCTGTTTCCGGTTCGGTACGATGGATGTTTACGATTTAAATAATGTGCAAACAGAAAAACTAAAATACGGCAAGGTTTCCGCCATGTCAGGCAAAGCGGCGTTCGAGTGCGTCAAAAAGGTCATTGAGCTCGCCCTGTCCCATGAGGTGGACGCGACCGTTACCAACCCTCTGAACAAGGAAGCCATGAACCTTGCGGGCTTCCACTATTCCGGGCATACGGAAATCTACGCGGAGTTCACGGGCACCCGGGACTACGCCATGATGCTGGCGGACGGCGATTTGCGCGTCGCGCACGTGTCCACTCATGTGTCGC
Proteins encoded in this region:
- the pdxA gene encoding 4-hydroxythreonine-4-phosphate dehydrogenase PdxA, whose product is MSSLPILGITMGDPSGIGPEITVKALMHEKLYSICRPVIIGDAEVMKKAAGLVGAGQIAVHPVSRVEDSCFRFGTMDVYDLNNVQTEKLKYGKVSAMSGKAAFECVKKVIELALSHEVDATVTNPLNKEAMNLAGFHYSGHTEIYAEFTGTRDYAMMLADGDLRVAHVSTHVSLRTACDRVKKDRVYRVIRLADNACRKFGIEKPRIAVAGLNPHAGENGMFGSEETEEILPAIRQAVSEGINADGPLPPDTVFSKARGGWYDIVVVMYHDQGHIPLKVLGFVYDRDAGKWNSVSGVNITLGLPIIRTSVDHGTAFDQAGKGTASELSLINAIEYAVRLTGKGPAL